In Candidatus Methanomethylicota archaeon, one genomic interval encodes:
- a CDS encoding GNAT family N-acetyltransferase yields the protein MPLRILDGRDYVFRDEDFWMLAEIETHPEVMHWNIDVYTSDKNEMYRAFKESLEELRMERDKIFLVGKLDDKIVGFVGVQRKSGRMSHVGEVGISIHPNYWNRGFGTHLLKAAVEKAREEGFLRLELETLASNKAMIRVAEKAGFKIEGIMKMRVNRNGKYEDEVLMGIVFQ from the coding sequence ATGCCTCTTAGAATACTTGATGGCAGGGATTACGTGTTTAGAGATGAAGATTTTTGGATGCTCGCCGAAATTGAGACTCATCCAGAAGTTATGCATTGGAATATAGATGTTTACACAAGCGACAAGAATGAAATGTATCGTGCATTTAAGGAATCACTTGAAGAACTCCGTATGGAGAGGGATAAGATATTCCTCGTTGGGAAGCTGGATGATAAAATTGTAGGTTTTGTTGGTGTTCAACGCAAAAGCGGAAGAATGAGTCATGTCGGAGAGGTGGGCATAAGCATTCATCCAAACTATTGGAATAGAGGTTTCGGAACACACTTATTAAAAGCTGCGGTAGAGAAAGCCAGGGAAGAGGGATTTTTAAGACTTGAATTGGAAACTCTGGCATCAAACAAGGCGATGATAAGGGTTGCCGAGAAAGCCGGATTCAAAATTGAGGGCATTATGAAGATGAGGGTAAATAGGAATGGGAAATATGAAGATGAAGTTCTAATGGGAATAGTCTTTCAATAA